The Aricia agestis chromosome 8, ilAriAges1.1, whole genome shotgun sequence genomic sequence GAATAGCGAATATTTCTTTTTGAGAATTGCCTAAACTTTAGGACTAAGTACATTTTTATccgtaataatttatttgatactagctgttgcccgcgacttcgtccgcgtggacttcagtttatagcgcgcggtgtcaacaaaattgttgttaaatttaaaagctttttaaaaccctggtaccccttaaatcaaaatacccaaaaacagcacttattatttcattattttaaattaagtaaactttatttatgccaaattttaaagcttatttagccccccattacacaactttacccataaacagctataatttatcattcataggtttaaggttacgtcactgcatactGCATAGATTAAGTACTGAGTAGTGACTTATAGAAAATCGTGTAAAACAATCTATAGAatcgaaaaatataatttgggatggtaccacatcttatagaaacttttaaaagcaaacgatagcgcgatgtaaatgactcttagcgccatctgttttgaatttttggaactaacttaatttgaacaaatttacgcattttcacccccttacaacccctttttccagttaaaaagtagcctatgtcctttctcaggctttagactatctgtgtacaaaatttcattacaatcggttcagtagttttggcgtgaaagcgagacagacagacagacagacagacagacagagatactttcgcatttataatattagtatagattttgttAACATTTCAAAGGCATTTGTTTCAATTCAATCCTTTATTTtgtgtattatttaaattaactttgttAAATGAGGTTTTAAAGAGAAACATTTTTAGGTGAGTTGAATGAAATTTATatggtttataaattataatccatccatccatcatgAATCAAGTCCTCATGGGCCTTGGCAATAGCTTTATGACAGAACCTCACATTTAATGAAGTAAGTCCATCTCTGTTAAGTAGGTACTCTGCCTGCCTAGCGTACgtcaacgagatatctcactctcgagataattaaaaactattcgtctcataatgtcaaaatctcgacattatcacagtatagcaatattagtccctatgtcatattgctatactgtgacattatctcgacaaaactctattaAAAAGTGGGAtatcgatgatagatctacgcgagaaaaaatatttgtcatgctagggttaatagagatgaagagacaaaccatcaaacatcgagaaaacatgtagagagagatctcgttggcgtatgctaggcaggctgtacACAGGTACACgtaatgtattttaagttttaacaacgAAATGTGATGTCGAGggtactatttagtaatctgtggtcgaGGGCTGAACGTGAGAATCAGACAGTATCAATTCCTCACTCTTTGTGTAACCCGACTCCTGCCGTGTTTTGTCTACGAGGGTATCGAGGGGCTTCCTTTGACGACGTTCTTCAAGTCAGCGAATTCCTAAAGCAATTAACCATTATGTCAtcgttgatattataataattatgtgattTCAAATATTCGATAAGATATGACGCGTATAGATAACGTTTTAGGAGTAAAATGTGATAGGTAATTGGAATGGCTTAATCATAATGTCTATGAGTAATAGGACCGAAAATGGTTTGTGGTTATGATTATGTGGATAGTGTAGATTtaattaaactagagatcgcccaatggtcgaaattcgaccttagtttcaacgacattaggacttactatattttgtaaaaaatattgactatcatattttttcaactcatGTCTCTGGTACTCAGCTGAtcccagactgaccgtgtaagtattgtctaatagtatctaagattcaataaaaaaaaaactataatccattttcaatttgtcaccttgttaacagacttcaaacataaataaaagagtataattcgtatgtattggcttgtcattaaaaaatctgtcatttttcctagtgtgtgtgttgtagtgtatgtaatgttttatttgttaaaaaaatgtatgataaaatcataatttcaaaataatattagctcgatgcactccttcaccatataaactataactgtgcaaaatttcattcacctacgtttccccagttttcgtcaaaagggatacaaagtttttggctcacgtattaatatatagattatttacgaagctattttgaaatttattgattagGCTTGATATGCTATTTGCctgtaaaattattgtaattaaaattaattattatatataaattgaTTTATACAGTTAACCGgatataaatacatatattcATATTCGATTGTTTCTTTTGTGGGTAGTAAGTATTGTTCTTTTGTTTATGTAATAGAAGTAGCAATTTTTTTGTAGAGCAAAATATCTTTATAGAAAATAGGATTTATGAGATAAATCGTCTTGGCAACTATCTATGTGCTAAAAATAAGTTTTACAACTGTTCGTAAAACTTATCTGTTAAAGTAGAAATCTCTCGTGTTTATGATTCAGTAGTGTTATGAAATAGTAGATAAcgctaataaattaatatattttcataagtCTACTGGTAGGCACACTTGTTTAGATTTATAAATCAGTTGTGTACTTGGCcgtgacatttttttttgaaCTAAAAAGCGAGCTATTTTCATTCATAGAGACGTGCAAGAACTATATAGAATATCATGGCAACACGTCATgttaggtaaataataatatagtacacGTGACGGGCTTCTGACGCCAGTGGGCTGCACTTTCTTTATATCAGAGAATATGCAGGAACTATTATAGGTGACAGCATAATACATtaagttaataatatgtaattgaatACAAATTTTCGATTGGCGCCACCAGTTTGCAGCACATTCCCTCTTGTTATTGTAAATTATGTTATACGGTGTCGGTAATAGGGTGCATTTTTGCAGGGAAGTGGCGAGCGCCTGGGAGTACCGGATCGGCCCTCCCGACGAGCCCGCGCCCGCCCACCGGGTGCAGGGCCTGTTCAACGACATCGAACTCTATCCGACTAAAACTCAGGGTAAGCTACCATTATATAGAGCTAATATAATAGAGCTAAAGCATCAACGAGGGGTGTATGGCGCTATGTTATAGCCGCCATGTCTATCGTTTCAATTGTCGTGTCAaatagctgtcatatgtcatgAAATAGCTTCCGCatgtcacgaatcacgatatagctgtcttATGtctgtttgacacgatagacctgacggctacatacatgatacaaacCTCATTCACTTTTCATTATGGGTTGCAAATTGAGATGCATTTTTAATGAACCATTAAATTTTGAAACAGGCGGCTCTTCTTGAATAAAAGCTAAGTTTATAATTGGTTAATTTACAAACGCGTCCTATTGCATCGATGTGTGTTTGATGATAATCTGTGGTTGTAACGAGAACTCACCCTTTTATTACACACTGACGTTTGAAAAGAGATTCCCTGttggaattgtaataataattatgaagacTAGAGAATAGAGCTGGCTCTTAGTAGTAATGTGACCTTGTAGGTCTGTACTGACCCATTGATAACGTATACCTTGTAATAACCTTGACAACATTAGAACCATAGTAAGACGTGTTTttaaatgtctcattggtagaGTGTTTTCAAATGTACATtgtttataacattttgttataaCCGAGTGTTGTTTATTAAATTACCTagtgctgtttttttttttttaattttggacattgtaatttgtaacaccTGCACCGTAATTCTCATTGTAATGGATAGATTGATctaaattgtaaatgaacatCAAATGGCAATTCACGACAACTATATTTcgcataaataaaattcatttaatATACCTCGTGACAAATTAATAGCTCCACAGATTGATATGAATTCAAATTGAATTTGTTATCGTATGCAAAACACTGATACGTAACTTGTAAGGCCTGTTCACACTGCACTAGTGCGTTGCGTTGTGTCGCCGCAATGAATCTGCAAAGGCGTCGCTCCATCTTTTACATACATTTTGAAGACATGTCACTCATGTGTGGCTTTGTCGGGTGTAGTATTTTGACGGACAGGAGATGGTGTAGGAGACTACATTATGTCACGTTTCGCTATCACCGtcttgtattatataatatattatattaattatattgtcgTGCGTCGCCGCAACACAGCTGTGTGGCATTCAATGCCTAAGGGCCGGGAGTCGGGACCCATAAACACgctacgacgtcgtgtcgtaccatgatgcggcgtcgtttcacgatgcgacatCGCGTCGTGGGCACCAAcaagcatcgtaaaaaactacgtcacgacatcgtaacgtgccacgatacacggcacgatgtcgcgtcgtagaaactcacgatgcgttcctgtgtcagtgccactgttgttattcaaaattcaaagatgatGAACTAcgacgatgctcgtcgtagattcctcgacgcgacgtcgcatattgaaacgacgccgcatcgtggtacgacacgacgtcgtatcgtgtttatgtgatCCGGTCCTTATTCCGGTCCAAAGTAAACGCAACGCACCAGAGCAATGTGGCCACGTTCTAAAATCTAAGGCGTGTCTtagaaaaacataaataaatctaAATTAAGATCCATGAAAtcgcgtaattttttttttataattacttacaGAATACCTATATTGTTAATGTGTCATGGTGCTGATGACTCAgctaattatttttaagtaaattacGGTACTATGTTTTTTGTACGTATGCATGTCGATTTTTTATGCATGTGGGTATACTGCAGAACCTACCTATCTGAGAagttttcaatatattttacctATGAGTATAAACAGTTACTTACCAACTAATAAAATCTGAGATCCGCAGAActcggaaaaatgtattttgtttataaaataaattattttgtgtcacgaaaacattatattattttatatttttaaatatattcggTGCCTTAATTATGGGtttaattaatgattttataggtactttaaaatgtgtttcattattttttaaattacttccATCACGCAGTGTTAATGTAGTTAAATTAGTTCATTAAATGGATGGTTGAATGGATTAGTGACCagaacaaatataaaacaacGGTATACTCGTAGTTAAACGAGGGTTACATACCCAAATGACATACAATAAAGCGTAGATATATTTATTAatcttgtatttatttattaaaatagtatcaCTTTAtcagtaccataaagttaatatagctaggtatattaactttatgatcagtATTTACATCAGTCTCTTTAACGATAATTTTATCTTTGGAACTCCTAATCCAATTCTTGTTTCATTGGGAAATTCCCAATTTGCGAAGTCGTTGAAGCTAAAATTTTGATTCGCTGACTTCTTATCGTGGATAGAATCATCTCCTCAGTCTCCAGTGCGACCTCCAGCGGCAACTGACGAAGCTGCTCGGCTACCGTTTGACCGAAAAGTCCGAACTCATCGTTGTCTTTAGAAGGGGGCACCGAAACCATTTCTTGCAAATGACTCTCTTCGCTCTCTTGAACGAGCAGGTCCTCGATTTGTGTTCTCTTCTCGACTGACTGATCGATAAGATCCGATTCCTCTTGTAAATGACTGTCTTCAACCTCTTCAACAAGCGGGTCTTCGAGTTTTATTCGTTTCTCGCCCGGCGGGTCGATAAGACTCGATTCTTCGCTCGATCCTGAATCTGAATGATACGAATCTTGAGTATCTTCTTGGGTTTTCGTTGCCTGAAAAAACGACATTTTATTGTATCGGAATAAAAGTTTTTTCGTATGACATTGCATACGACCTAGTTGGTTATATGTAACAAtctacaaattaaataaataatcgggcaagtgcgagtcggactcgcacacgaagggttccgtaccgttatagagcaataatgtgattttaaaaagtaaaaaaaaatcacgtttgttgtatgggagccacccatagatattaattttattttgtttttaatatttgttgttatagcggcaacagaaatacaccatctgtaaaaatttcataagtctagctatagcggtttttgagatataatctggagacagacggacagacggacatcgaagtctcagtaatatggtcccgtttttaccctttgggtatggaaccctaaaaacttacCACCTCTTCTAACTTCCTGTCTATAACGCGAACGTCGTTTATAAAATCCAAATACGGCACCCACGATATTCTAGAGACATAGTTAAAATTCTTCTTTGCCTTCAGTGTTTCATTGTAGTGAGTGGTTCGGAGACTTCGTATCTTGGCTTTAACCACCTTCACACTATCCATCCCCATAACCTCCATGATGTCTTTGTAGGCATGATTTCGAGCTAatagatttttgtatttttcatgTTTTGGATTCCAAAGACACTCGAATTTCTTATAGATTTGTAAAAATTCTATACTCTTTTCGGCCGTCCAACGTTGAGATAGCTCAAATAACATTTCTGCATTATTAATGCGATTACTATTAATGCGATAACTCTCTTGAACAAGGGAGCTACGACTCTCCTCTTCACTCGATACTGTATCTGAACGGTGCAAAACTTGAGTCTCGTCCTTGCCTCGTGCCTGAAAAAGgcgaaatataataattttcatatgGCATAGCATGTCGCATCCTATGCTACACgaaaaaaactacataatattatgtatgttatctGGTAGTTGGAACTTGGAACCCGTAACACAAATTCTTCGAGAACCTACCACGGGGCCAAGACTGCCTTGGGGTAACGGTCTCacacaaaattaattattaatatattaaatattaaatgaaaaacttCTAAAACTTAGCAATAAAATCATGTTCACACGTCCACGCCCACTAAAAGTataacttacatttttttttatgaaatgatgTTTTTTATGAAAAGATGATTATTGCATCATTGTATGAAattatgtgaaacctcgcacattaattgttagtgtccgaccgaaggtctatttttggccgaagccgaagccgattaatcggcaattGCTACAACCTTCGGCcaaagccgaagccgaaggtttataatcttaatcgcgtgactctcagtaattaatttttatccgacttaaaaaaaaggaggttatcaattcgacgcgtatgtatgtaataattccagaactgcccaattttcgtatatgttagtctgtaatctgtatcagcgtctgaacaaatgtgccaaattacaagttgtatgcatgtatgtatgtatgtatgtttttatgttttttttcgcatatctctggatctgccattccgatttcagtaagtaattctttttttgttgtactatttgtatttttaattgtattgttcaacttagggaatagtgcaagttttatcaaaatcggtttagtagttttggagatacggagttttaattctcaattacgtataattttgaagtcggttttatctttttaaaatactaaccgtattttaatgtttaatatGTCTAGAAgctataattaattaagtatttcaaaacttcaatattgaaggtttACCTATTATATTGACTGTCtcatagagaagttgatttagagatggtaataaaagtttgtcatttcgtgatttatttattaagtacttaataatttgtggactacaaattataaattaagtttaaggAATTACTCAAATGTGTAGTTCAAAATTAAGTATCTaagagaatttaataagtttttttatcATCGTAGAATGTTTTTTGGctacaacgcatcgtttttAGTTACtagccaaaaaccaaaaattgagaCCTTTGTCACACTCCCCTCACTtcagctcacctcctagacttcaggacttttagtatgttttgtctctaagcaccctgaataagttccagcagaaatctcttaggttcccactcacgcattctacaactacatACTTTATTGACTgaactattgtaaaaaaaatctatattataatctataataataatctaattttttttacaatagttcggtctaaataattaaatgatttattatgaAGTTAGTGTTTGCTTTAaattgtatttgacagtgactcccagtggCCTCTGCATACACGACCGGTCCGTCACGTCGCTCTCTCACGACTCATTCAGTCTTTCGTTTAATCTCGACGGTTGTCCTTCGCCGAAGGTggtttttttggccgaaggcagccgaagccgaagcttcggtcggacactattaattgtccgcaccgtacgcaccTATTTCGTGTACCTActtatgcggtgcgttcgatgCGATACGGCGCGGCGCTGGCAAaatatgtgcgatcagcttaaaaACTTACCACTCTTACTATGTCCCTTATAAAATCCATATACGGTATCCATGAGATTTTAGAGACGTAGTGTTCATTTTTTTTGCCTTAGTCATTTCATTGTTTTGAGTGCTTCGGAGAATTCGTATCCTGGCTATAACCTCCTTCATGCTGTCCATCCCCATAGCCTTCCTGATCTCCTCGTATGCCATATTTCGTACTCTTTGATGTTTGTATTCAACGTGTCTCGGATTCCAAAGACACTCATGTTGCTTGTAAGCTTCTATGAATTGTATGTTTTTCTCGCCTGTCCAACGTTGGACTGACATTTTTAGGTAGCCGATAGCAGTGTCGCCGACACGCGTCCGCTTCGCGCAAGCGCTGTCACGCAACTAGTTTGACGTCGATAGCAGGGTTGCCACTGCTAATCTGGCGAATCATCGTAAAATCCATATCAGTTTCCCCAATTTTGTGATAACAGCTATATTAATAATTAGGTACattgttaaattttaaagtttcaaattttaaagctttattactacgctcattttgggtaaatttgaattgcggtttaactttgaacaatacattaagggcggattcgaccaaacgagagtaaaattttactcgagtataactgtttcctaatctaagagtaagctggttttgcgttttttcaacttgtaatccaagaataaggttattacacgggagtaaatatttacacgggctattttggtggagtaaatattaaactgagaatagttgcacaacagggtgtcaactgtgacggtcggtgtcattgtgaactataattgtcattttatttcatactcttcgaGTAACTTGAAGATGCAAACGAagatatcctagagtaaattgaaggagtaaaattattctcagtaTAGTCACACTCGTGTAACTCAaatttggtcgaatcgggcctaagtatacaataatgtattgttcaaagttaaactgCAATTCATAGTTACCCAAAATGAtgttattataaaacataatatatattaccacagaataaatattacctaattttttttctttaaaagttAACAaatttaggtaagtatattattatagaaacgGCCCCGAAAGTTTCACTTTTACTGTGGATTATTAAAACcacataatctttatttttttttattttattctttgtttttatttgaacATTTAAATAATCATTTATCTCTATTTTCATAAACTCGTATAGTTATTTCGCGCCAGAAACATAACAAGTTTATCGACCAGACCCGACAAACTAGGaataatgatttaaataaatacttgaaaaaaaaattacaatatcaaTTAGCATTAATAAAAATCGGAAGAGAATAATATCTCTACATTTTCTCAAAATAAGGCCAATCCCCAATAAACCCCGAATCAACTTGTGAGTCCCTACTCCCCACAGTTTGGTGGATATCCATAAATTGGCAACCCTAGTCGAAACTTGAAAACCAGTTTCTACGAGGCGCCGCCGCGCCCAGGGGAGATAAATATTGAagcattttttttctctctcataTCTCACGGACTCAACAAGGACGTCCTATAACCTGCTACGTTGTCTTTGTTAATTCTATGGCGATGTTTGAAACCGAAAATTGACGAAATTAGTTGTACTATATTGGGTTTGGGGCAACTACTGTCTTGAAACTTGTtagtacagcggggctaaattggtcacatttagcaattcctctcaatcaattcagcaaatgaattgtcaaaactgtcaaactgacaaatgtcaagttagtacgaattactagatatgaattgcaagcagacatgcattttgcgattttaaaaagaataaatcataacatgaattattatatgattcttcaaagcgaccattttagccccgcagcactTGTGTGTGTTTTAGCTCGtcatagaaataataataatttttaatcatcaATTATCTCATTATTGTGAgatttttttgaagtgaaacttcTTTAGGCGCGTTGAGAGTAAAATTTCAAGGTAGCGTCATGACTCATGGCGATACCGTCGCGTCACGGAGTAAGGCGACAATTTTGACAGTTTCACTTCTGACACGTGTGCTCGGCACACACACTCTTTTTTAATGAAacgcctttttagggttccgacttccgcacccaaagggtaaaaacaggaccctattagggcctacccatactacgtgacctactttttaagattttttgac encodes the following:
- the LOC121729943 gene encoding uncharacterized protein LOC121729943 isoform X2; translated protein: MDFIRDIVRVARGKDETQVLHRSDTVSSEEESRSSLVQESYRINSNRINNAEMLFELSQRWTAEKSIEFLQIYKKFECLWNPKHEKYKNLLARNHAYKDIMEVMGMDSVKVVKAKIRSLRTTHYNETLKAKKNFNYVSRISWVPYLDFINDVRVIDRKQRATKTQEDTQDSYHSDSGSSEESSLIDPPGEKRIKLEDPLVEEVEDSHLQEESDLIDQSVEKRTQIEDLLVQESEESHLQEMVSVPPSKDNDEFGLFGQTVAEQLRQLPLEVALETEEMILSTIRSQRIKILASTTSQIGNFPMKQELD
- the LOC121729943 gene encoding uncharacterized protein LOC121729943 isoform X1; this translates as MDFIRDIVRVARGKDETQVLHRSDTVSSEEESRSSLVQESYRINSNRINNAEMLFELSQRWTAEKSIEFLQIYKKFECLWNPKHEKYKNLLARNHAYKDIMEVMGMDSVKVVKAKIRSLRTTHYNETLKAKKNFNYVSRISWVPYLDFINDVRVIDRKLEEVATKTQEDTQDSYHSDSGSSEESSLIDPPGEKRIKLEDPLVEEVEDSHLQEESDLIDQSVEKRTQIEDLLVQESEESHLQEMVSVPPSKDNDEFGLFGQTVAEQLRQLPLEVALETEEMILSTIRSQRIKILASTTSQIGNFPMKQELD